Proteins encoded by one window of Cuniculiplasma divulgatum:
- a CDS encoding DUF998 domain-containing protein: protein MASNNKSFKYGGLFLFIGIAQFFIFLNIAAFVDKGYSISNNTISHLGIDSTPYIFDISIIVLGIFEVLSGIFLKKYSMGVTVSLILSGIGAAGVGIFNEHFGDIHLIFALFAFVFASIASFFVFFKKKDGMAIIWAILGAFGLVALILFTLTIEVSKYYDLGLGVGGIERLILIPNIIWALAFGGSLYYSVKTEK from the coding sequence ATGGCATCAAATAATAAAAGTTTCAAATATGGGGGTTTGTTCCTTTTCATAGGGATAGCCCAATTTTTCATATTTCTGAATATAGCTGCTTTTGTGGACAAGGGATACAGTATATCAAACAACACCATAAGTCATCTGGGAATCGACAGTACTCCCTATATTTTTGATATCAGCATAATTGTTCTTGGTATATTTGAGGTGCTATCTGGAATATTTCTTAAGAAATATTCAATGGGGGTAACTGTATCACTTATACTATCTGGAATAGGGGCAGCAGGTGTTGGAATATTCAATGAACACTTTGGAGATATCCATCTCATATTTGCACTGTTTGCCTTCGTGTTTGCATCAATAGCTTCATTTTTTGTGTTTTTCAAAAAGAAAGATGGAATGGCAATCATATGGGCCATTCTTGGAGCATTTGGTCTGGTAGCTTTAATACTCTTCACTCTAACTATAGAAGTTTCAAAATACTATGATCTGGGACTTGGGGTAGGGGGAATAGAACGATTGATACTGATTCCGAATATAATTTGGGCGCTAGCGTTTGGTGGGAGTCTCTACTATTCGGTAAAAACTGAAAAATAA
- a CDS encoding alpha/beta hydrolase family protein: protein MSREPVIESIFDLSTITGKTVSGDGKLLSYVLGQGYKEFKKPQENKIILKNIDSGSEESISESGHQLSLPKFSMDDKHLSYISGTDDSWNLHIRNLMEKAEMELKCPGAPIDYRWGKDNEIIMLTSPITKDKIEKAEDGHFFEETDEKNRIFKLRLTEGFSEIKDTPHIWEFDYKSGKIYAVSSDSPREGSWFENYIAEISMNGLWRKIYRPSNGQVALPSLSNDSSRLSFVESIWSDRGVTTGDLMFLETTSGKVTNISKDAEKSYSGPRWDENGNLLAICQEKEYFMIERFSSGNSEILWKKRGSVGPGMAPDFVYTSGKIFIEFSDQSNPSEIFVVNIGERNDKQITTHNEKMKEIKAYEWKSVSWKSVDGLEINGFLRNPGKNMPSLVIVHGGPTGSVKETFMDRYSYLLPEGYSIFMPNFRGSTGRGRKFAGLNFGDMGGMDLHDVITGVQFLIKEGYSDRNKIAITGGSYGGFMTQWAITQTDIFRSAISLFGISDWISFHGTTNIPEWDEIQYDQKALEFDKFLKFSPLRYVKNIKTPLLIMHGESDPCVPVSQSFQFYRALKENGKDVRLLLFPREGHGFTEKEHILQSMKETRNFLEKTMK from the coding sequence ATGTCAAGAGAACCAGTTATTGAAAGCATTTTCGATCTAAGTACCATAACCGGGAAAACTGTGAGTGGTGATGGAAAGTTATTAAGTTATGTACTGGGTCAGGGATATAAGGAATTTAAGAAACCTCAGGAAAATAAAATTATATTGAAAAATATCGACTCTGGGTCTGAAGAATCTATATCAGAATCTGGTCATCAACTTTCTCTTCCTAAATTTTCTATGGACGATAAGCATCTATCGTATATTTCAGGAACGGACGATAGCTGGAATCTTCATATAAGGAATTTAATGGAGAAAGCTGAAATGGAATTAAAGTGCCCTGGGGCCCCAATAGACTATAGGTGGGGCAAAGATAATGAGATCATTATGCTCACGTCCCCTATCACAAAGGATAAAATTGAGAAGGCAGAAGATGGGCATTTCTTTGAAGAAACTGATGAAAAGAATAGAATATTCAAACTCAGGTTAACAGAAGGATTCAGTGAAATAAAGGATACTCCTCATATATGGGAATTCGATTATAAAAGCGGCAAGATTTACGCGGTTTCATCGGATTCACCAAGAGAAGGGAGCTGGTTCGAGAATTATATAGCTGAAATAAGTATGAATGGATTATGGAGAAAGATCTACAGGCCAAGTAATGGGCAAGTTGCACTACCATCACTTTCAAATGATAGTTCGAGACTAAGTTTTGTGGAATCTATATGGAGTGATAGAGGTGTAACGACAGGGGACCTAATGTTCCTTGAAACGACATCAGGTAAAGTTACAAACATAAGTAAGGATGCAGAAAAAAGCTATAGCGGACCCAGGTGGGATGAAAATGGAAATCTTCTTGCAATTTGTCAGGAAAAGGAATATTTCATGATAGAGAGATTTTCTAGCGGAAATTCTGAAATATTATGGAAAAAGAGAGGAAGTGTGGGTCCAGGTATGGCTCCAGACTTTGTTTATACTTCAGGAAAAATATTCATAGAGTTTTCGGACCAGAGTAATCCATCTGAGATTTTCGTAGTAAATATTGGTGAAAGAAACGATAAACAGATCACAACACACAATGAGAAAATGAAGGAAATAAAGGCCTATGAATGGAAATCTGTATCATGGAAATCAGTTGATGGTCTTGAGATAAATGGTTTCCTGAGGAACCCAGGAAAGAATATGCCGTCCCTTGTGATAGTTCATGGAGGTCCAACCGGTTCTGTAAAGGAAACTTTCATGGACAGATATTCATACCTTCTTCCTGAGGGGTACTCCATTTTCATGCCAAATTTTAGGGGCAGTACAGGAAGAGGAAGGAAGTTTGCGGGCTTGAACTTTGGTGACATGGGAGGAATGGATCTGCATGATGTGATAACAGGTGTTCAATTCTTGATTAAAGAAGGATATTCTGACAGGAATAAAATAGCAATAACAGGTGGTTCCTATGGTGGATTCATGACTCAATGGGCAATTACACAAACAGACATTTTCAGGTCAGCGATTTCTCTCTTCGGAATTTCTGACTGGATCAGTTTTCATGGTACAACAAATATCCCAGAATGGGATGAAATTCAGTACGATCAGAAAGCACTCGAGTTTGATAAATTTTTAAAGTTCTCACCTTTAAGATACGTAAAGAACATAAAGACACCACTTCTCATAATGCATGGAGAATCCGATCCATGTGTTCCAGTAAGCCAGTCCTTCCAGTTCTACAGAGCATTAAAGGAAAATGGAAAGGACGTAAGATTGCTTCTATTTCCCAGAGAAGGCCACGGTTTTACAGAGAAGGAACATATACTACAATCCATGAAGGAAACAAGGAACTTTCTTGAAAAAACAATGAAGTAA